From a region of the Coffea arabica cultivar ET-39 chromosome 3e, Coffea Arabica ET-39 HiFi, whole genome shotgun sequence genome:
- the LOC140038248 gene encoding uncharacterized protein — MRTVTGVESRRPAEVNNDFLEMNKKLHANIEDQQQQELHNSHSRECGEDNCLEEQPSNPSQHENPAFDANTPRRLRSYGRNRQGKEVEQRPTRAMKKSTMLRSTEYILPAHVTVNLYEKRVAAYAWDPNKNPKDILVQMFQFSLTRVDLKTLGNGMHVSNRVRNLNLMAMISLLFQVAL; from the exons ATGAGGACAGTCACGGGTGTTGAAAGTAGACGTCCAGCTGAAGTAAACAATGATTTCTTAGAGATGAACAAGAAGCTGCATGCGAACATAGAAGATCAACAACAACAGGAGCTGCATAATAGTCACAGCCGTGAATGTGGTGAAGATAATTGTCTAGAGGAACAACCGTCAAATCCCAGTCAGCATGAAAATCCTGCATTTGATGCAAACACTCCGAGAAGGCTACGTTCATATGGTCGAAATCGACAAG GGAAGGAAGTTGAGCAAAGGCCTACTCGAGCAATGAAGAAGAGCACGATGTTAAGGTCGACCGAGTATATCCTGCCGGCACATGTGACAGTTAACTTATATGAGAAAAGGGTTGCTGCCTACGCATGGGACCCAAACAAGAATCCCAA GGACATATTGGTTCAAATGTTCCAGTTTTCCCTAACACGCGTTGATTTGAAGACACTTGGCAATGGCATGCATGTTTCGAATCGGGTtaggaatttaaatttgatgGCCATGATTAGCTTACTTTTCCAAGTTGCCTTGTGA